From the Montipora capricornis isolate CH-2021 chromosome 2, ASM3666992v2, whole genome shotgun sequence genome, one window contains:
- the LOC138026920 gene encoding uncharacterized protein, with product MEVYYHYTNEAGAKAIGKSKKILEYRGHNHAVFGPGVYLTKIGPENGPLYVLINNYDDFMSMVLAKADRADYVIAIKLPPGKVKKCDDDGRDVYLYKGDLYLKDGEYAIKKLRKDKK from the exons GTTTACTATCATTATACCAACGAGGCAGGGGCAAAAGCCATTGGAAAATCGAAAAAGATCTTGGAATACAGGGGACACAACCACGCCGTATTTGGACCAG GTGTGTATTTAACAAAAATAGGACCAGAGAACGGCCCTTTATATGTGCTGATCAATAATTACGACGACTTCATGTCAATGGTGCTAGCAAAAGCAGACAGAGCAGATTATGTGATAGCGATAAAATTACCACCGGGAAAAGTGAAAAAGTGTGATGACGACGGTCGGGACGTTTACCTGTATAAAGGTGACTTGTACCTTAAAGATGGAGAGTACGCAATCAAAAAACTGAGAAAAGATAAAAAGTAA